A genomic window from Hippocampus zosterae strain Florida chromosome 13, ASM2543408v3, whole genome shotgun sequence includes:
- the apbb2b gene encoding amyloid beta precursor protein binding family B member 2 isoform X5 — MMLGKDYMLAIVIVNYEADIWNEQSFQTDPDLPPGWKKITDMAGIYYWHIPTGATQWERPATHLTPHGQTEPDAPGDHKCSTPRKQSLGSLSPSLTPDQELCQTEVFFRGSTRSGSTTSDSSVEPLHEHILPTCGFVNSCYFPRSTSIQRISDQECTPQHQEDKDKKHMWGDFGGKIDSEVWKDLQAATVNPDPSLKEFEGATLRYASLKLRNRPAVEEDDSSSGNSDPQSKCFAVRSLGWVEMAEEDLAPGKSSVAVNNCIRQLSYSKNDIRDTVGIWGEGKDMYLLLQNNMLNLVDPMDRSVLHSQPIASIRVWGVGRDNGRDFAYVARDKNTRILKCHVFRCDTPAKAIATSLHEICSRIMTERKNAKAMAGGSLQDRIQAGLDLPLQEFPTPKTELVQKFQVLYLGMMPVARPIGMDILNGAIGSLVSASSKEDWTPVALNVADATVTISKDEDEEEVLVECRVRFLSFMGVGIDVRTFAFIMDAGGHRYDCHVFWCEPNAGSVSEAVQAACMLRYQKCLVARPLSQKACGSSPPGDSVSRRVSTSVKRGVLSLIDTLKPKRPVTESTQ, encoded by the exons ATGATGCTGGGGAAAGACTACATGCTTGCCATTGTCATTGTCAATTATGAGG cagataTCTGGAATGAGCAGTCATTCCAAACGGACCCGGATCTGCCACCTGGATGGAAAAAGATAACAGACATGGCGGGTATCTACTACTGGCACATTCCCACGGGCGCTACCCAATGGGAGAGACCCGCCACCCACCTTACACCCCATGGACAGACAGAACCCGACGCACCTGGAGACCACAAATGCTCGACACCACGTAAACAATCGCTTGGTTCACTCAGCCCCTCCCTCACTCCTGACCAAGAG TTATGTCAGACCGAGGTCTTCTTCAGGGGCTCCACCCGCTCTGGCAGCACCACCTCCGACAGCTCAGTGGAGCCTCTCCACGAACACATTCTGCCAACATGCGGATTTGTCAACAGCTGCTATTTT cCCCGATCTACATCGATACAGCGGATTTCAGATCAAGAGTGCACCCCCCAGCATCAAGAAGACAAAGACAAG AAACACATGTGGGGTGATTTTGGCGGAAAGATTGATAGTGAGGTGTGGAAG GACTTGCAGGCGGCCACGGTGAACCCTGACCCCAGCTTAAAGGAGTTTGAGGGTGCAACGCTTCGCTATGCATCACTAAAGTTAAG GAACCGTCCAGCAGTCGAAGAAGACGACTCGAGCAGCGGCAACAGTGATCCACAATCAAAG TGTTTTGCAGTCCGCTCTCTGGGATGGGTGGAGATGGCCGAGGAGGACTTGGCACCTGGCAAGAGCAGCGTGGCCGTGAACAACTGCATACGGCAGCTGTCCTACTCCAAAAACGACATCCGAGACACAGTCGGGATCTGGGGCGAG GGGAAGGACATGTACCTGTTGCTGCAGAATAATATGTTGAACCTGGTTGACCCGATGGACCGCAGTGTCCTTCACTCTCAGCCAATCGCCAGCATCCGCGTCTGGGGCGTTGGTCGTGACAATGGCAG GGATTTTGCATATGTGGCACGGGATAAAAATACAAGGATCCTAAAATGCCATGTGTTCCGCTGTGACACGCCAGCCAAAGCCATTGCCACCAGCCTCCATGAGATCTGCTCCCGG ATTATGACTGAGAGAAAGAATGCCAAAGCGATGGCAGGAGGCTCTCTCCAGGACAGGATTCAGGCAGGACTGGACCTGCCCTTACAGG AATTCCCCACACCAAAGACTGAGTTGGTTCAAAAGTTTCAGGTGCTGTACCTCGGAATGATGCCCGTTGCCAGACCAATAG GCATGGACATACTGAATGGCGCAATAGGTAGTCTAGTCAGTGCTTCCAGCAAAGAGGACTGGACTCCAGTGGCCCTCAATGTGGCCGATGCCACAGTCACCATCAGCAAAGACGAG GATGAAGAGGAAGTGCTGGTGGAGTGCCGCGTACGATTCCTGTCGTTCATGGGCGTGGGAATAGATGTACGTACGTTTGCCTTCATCATGGACGCTGGCGGCCATCGCTATGACTGTCACGTGTTCTGGTGCGAGCCCAACGCCGGGAGTGTGTCCGAGGCTGTTCAGGCTGCTTGTATG CTGCGGTACCAGAAGTGCTTGGTGGCGCGGCCGCTCTCCCAGAAGGCCTGCGGCTCGTCACCGCCGGGCGACTCCGTGTCACGCCGAGTCTCCACCAGCGTCAAGCGGGGCGTCCTCTCCCTCATCGACACCCTCAAACCGAAGCGGCCCGTCACAGAATCGACGCAGTGA
- the apbb2b gene encoding amyloid beta precursor protein binding family B member 2 isoform X6 → MMLGKDYMLAIVIVNYEDIWNEQSFQTDPDLPPGWKKITDMAGIYYWHIPTGATQWERPATHLTPHGQTEPDAPGDHKCSTPRKQSLGSLSPSLTPDQELCQTEVFFRGSTRSGSTTSDSSVEPLHEHILPTCGFVNSCYFPRSTSIQRISDQECTPQHQEDKDKKHMWGDFGGKIDSEVWKDLQAATVNPDPSLKEFEGATLRYASLKLRNRPAVEEDDSSSGNSDPQSKCFAVRSLGWVEMAEEDLAPGKSSVAVNNCIRQLSYSKNDIRDTVGIWGEGKDMYLLLQNNMLNLVDPMDRSVLHSQPIASIRVWGVGRDNGRDFAYVARDKNTRILKCHVFRCDTPAKAIATSLHEICSRIMTERKNAKAMAGGSLQDRIQAGLDLPLQEFPTPKTELVQKFQVLYLGMMPVARPIGMDILNGAIGSLVSASSKEDWTPVALNVADATVTISKDEDEEEVLVECRVRFLSFMGVGIDVRTFAFIMDAGGHRYDCHVFWCEPNAGSVSEAVQAACMLRYQKCLVARPLSQKACGSSPPGDSVSRRVSTSVKRGVLSLIDTLKPKRPVTESTQ, encoded by the exons ATGATGCTGGGGAAAGACTACATGCTTGCCATTGTCATTGTCAATTATGAGG ataTCTGGAATGAGCAGTCATTCCAAACGGACCCGGATCTGCCACCTGGATGGAAAAAGATAACAGACATGGCGGGTATCTACTACTGGCACATTCCCACGGGCGCTACCCAATGGGAGAGACCCGCCACCCACCTTACACCCCATGGACAGACAGAACCCGACGCACCTGGAGACCACAAATGCTCGACACCACGTAAACAATCGCTTGGTTCACTCAGCCCCTCCCTCACTCCTGACCAAGAG TTATGTCAGACCGAGGTCTTCTTCAGGGGCTCCACCCGCTCTGGCAGCACCACCTCCGACAGCTCAGTGGAGCCTCTCCACGAACACATTCTGCCAACATGCGGATTTGTCAACAGCTGCTATTTT cCCCGATCTACATCGATACAGCGGATTTCAGATCAAGAGTGCACCCCCCAGCATCAAGAAGACAAAGACAAG AAACACATGTGGGGTGATTTTGGCGGAAAGATTGATAGTGAGGTGTGGAAG GACTTGCAGGCGGCCACGGTGAACCCTGACCCCAGCTTAAAGGAGTTTGAGGGTGCAACGCTTCGCTATGCATCACTAAAGTTAAG GAACCGTCCAGCAGTCGAAGAAGACGACTCGAGCAGCGGCAACAGTGATCCACAATCAAAG TGTTTTGCAGTCCGCTCTCTGGGATGGGTGGAGATGGCCGAGGAGGACTTGGCACCTGGCAAGAGCAGCGTGGCCGTGAACAACTGCATACGGCAGCTGTCCTACTCCAAAAACGACATCCGAGACACAGTCGGGATCTGGGGCGAG GGGAAGGACATGTACCTGTTGCTGCAGAATAATATGTTGAACCTGGTTGACCCGATGGACCGCAGTGTCCTTCACTCTCAGCCAATCGCCAGCATCCGCGTCTGGGGCGTTGGTCGTGACAATGGCAG GGATTTTGCATATGTGGCACGGGATAAAAATACAAGGATCCTAAAATGCCATGTGTTCCGCTGTGACACGCCAGCCAAAGCCATTGCCACCAGCCTCCATGAGATCTGCTCCCGG ATTATGACTGAGAGAAAGAATGCCAAAGCGATGGCAGGAGGCTCTCTCCAGGACAGGATTCAGGCAGGACTGGACCTGCCCTTACAGG AATTCCCCACACCAAAGACTGAGTTGGTTCAAAAGTTTCAGGTGCTGTACCTCGGAATGATGCCCGTTGCCAGACCAATAG GCATGGACATACTGAATGGCGCAATAGGTAGTCTAGTCAGTGCTTCCAGCAAAGAGGACTGGACTCCAGTGGCCCTCAATGTGGCCGATGCCACAGTCACCATCAGCAAAGACGAG GATGAAGAGGAAGTGCTGGTGGAGTGCCGCGTACGATTCCTGTCGTTCATGGGCGTGGGAATAGATGTACGTACGTTTGCCTTCATCATGGACGCTGGCGGCCATCGCTATGACTGTCACGTGTTCTGGTGCGAGCCCAACGCCGGGAGTGTGTCCGAGGCTGTTCAGGCTGCTTGTATG CTGCGGTACCAGAAGTGCTTGGTGGCGCGGCCGCTCTCCCAGAAGGCCTGCGGCTCGTCACCGCCGGGCGACTCCGTGTCACGCCGAGTCTCCACCAGCGTCAAGCGGGGCGTCCTCTCCCTCATCGACACCCTCAAACCGAAGCGGCCCGTCACAGAATCGACGCAGTGA
- the apbb2b gene encoding amyloid beta precursor protein binding family B member 2 isoform X7, with protein MAGIYYWHIPTGATQWERPATHLTPHGQTEPDAPGDHKCSTPRKQSLGSLSPSLTPDQELCQTEVFFRGSTRSGSTTSDSSVEPLHEHILPTCGFVNSCYFPRSTSIQRISDQECTPQHQEDKDKKHMWGDFGGKIDSEVWKDLQAATVNPDPSLKEFEGATLRYASLKLRNRPAVEEDDSSSGNSDPQSKCFAVRSLGWVEMAEEDLAPGKSSVAVNNCIRQLSYSKNDIRDTVGIWGEGKDMYLLLQNNMLNLVDPMDRSVLHSQPIASIRVWGVGRDNGRDFAYVARDKNTRILKCHVFRCDTPAKAIATSLHEICSRIMTERKNAKAMAGGSLQDRIQAGLDLPLQEFPTPKTELVQKFQVLYLGMMPVARPIGMDILNGAIGSLVSASSKEDWTPVALNVADATVTISKDEDEEEVLVECRVRFLSFMGVGIDVRTFAFIMDAGGHRYDCHVFWCEPNAGSVSEAVQAACMLRYQKCLVARPLSQKACGSSPPGDSVSRRVSTSVKRGVLSLIDTLKPKRPVTESTQ; from the exons ATGGCGGGTATCTACTACTGGCACATTCCCACGGGCGCTACCCAATGGGAGAGACCCGCCACCCACCTTACACCCCATGGACAGACAGAACCCGACGCACCTGGAGACCACAAATGCTCGACACCACGTAAACAATCGCTTGGTTCACTCAGCCCCTCCCTCACTCCTGACCAAGAG TTATGTCAGACCGAGGTCTTCTTCAGGGGCTCCACCCGCTCTGGCAGCACCACCTCCGACAGCTCAGTGGAGCCTCTCCACGAACACATTCTGCCAACATGCGGATTTGTCAACAGCTGCTATTTT cCCCGATCTACATCGATACAGCGGATTTCAGATCAAGAGTGCACCCCCCAGCATCAAGAAGACAAAGACAAG AAACACATGTGGGGTGATTTTGGCGGAAAGATTGATAGTGAGGTGTGGAAG GACTTGCAGGCGGCCACGGTGAACCCTGACCCCAGCTTAAAGGAGTTTGAGGGTGCAACGCTTCGCTATGCATCACTAAAGTTAAG GAACCGTCCAGCAGTCGAAGAAGACGACTCGAGCAGCGGCAACAGTGATCCACAATCAAAG TGTTTTGCAGTCCGCTCTCTGGGATGGGTGGAGATGGCCGAGGAGGACTTGGCACCTGGCAAGAGCAGCGTGGCCGTGAACAACTGCATACGGCAGCTGTCCTACTCCAAAAACGACATCCGAGACACAGTCGGGATCTGGGGCGAG GGGAAGGACATGTACCTGTTGCTGCAGAATAATATGTTGAACCTGGTTGACCCGATGGACCGCAGTGTCCTTCACTCTCAGCCAATCGCCAGCATCCGCGTCTGGGGCGTTGGTCGTGACAATGGCAG GGATTTTGCATATGTGGCACGGGATAAAAATACAAGGATCCTAAAATGCCATGTGTTCCGCTGTGACACGCCAGCCAAAGCCATTGCCACCAGCCTCCATGAGATCTGCTCCCGG ATTATGACTGAGAGAAAGAATGCCAAAGCGATGGCAGGAGGCTCTCTCCAGGACAGGATTCAGGCAGGACTGGACCTGCCCTTACAGG AATTCCCCACACCAAAGACTGAGTTGGTTCAAAAGTTTCAGGTGCTGTACCTCGGAATGATGCCCGTTGCCAGACCAATAG GCATGGACATACTGAATGGCGCAATAGGTAGTCTAGTCAGTGCTTCCAGCAAAGAGGACTGGACTCCAGTGGCCCTCAATGTGGCCGATGCCACAGTCACCATCAGCAAAGACGAG GATGAAGAGGAAGTGCTGGTGGAGTGCCGCGTACGATTCCTGTCGTTCATGGGCGTGGGAATAGATGTACGTACGTTTGCCTTCATCATGGACGCTGGCGGCCATCGCTATGACTGTCACGTGTTCTGGTGCGAGCCCAACGCCGGGAGTGTGTCCGAGGCTGTTCAGGCTGCTTGTATG CTGCGGTACCAGAAGTGCTTGGTGGCGCGGCCGCTCTCCCAGAAGGCCTGCGGCTCGTCACCGCCGGGCGACTCCGTGTCACGCCGAGTCTCCACCAGCGTCAAGCGGGGCGTCCTCTCCCTCATCGACACCCTCAAACCGAAGCGGCCCGTCACAGAATCGACGCAGTGA
- the apbb2b gene encoding amyloid beta precursor protein binding family B member 2 isoform X8: protein MKKKLLFSTNLCAFPPAFRGSRERDFAYVARDKNTRILKCHVFRCDTPAKAIATSLHEICSRIMTERKNAKAMAGGSLQDRIQAGLDLPLQEFPTPKTELVQKFQVLYLGMMPVARPIGMDILNGAIGSLVSASSKEDWTPVALNVADATVTISKDEDEEEVLVECRVRFLSFMGVGIDVRTFAFIMDAGGHRYDCHVFWCEPNAGSVSEAVQAACMLRYQKCLVARPLSQKACGSSPPGDSVSRRVSTSVKRGVLSLIDTLKPKRPVTESTQ from the exons atgaaaaaaaaactcttatttTCTACTAACCTCTGCGCTTTCCCTCCTGCCTTCCGTGGTTCCAGAGAGAG GGATTTTGCATATGTGGCACGGGATAAAAATACAAGGATCCTAAAATGCCATGTGTTCCGCTGTGACACGCCAGCCAAAGCCATTGCCACCAGCCTCCATGAGATCTGCTCCCGG ATTATGACTGAGAGAAAGAATGCCAAAGCGATGGCAGGAGGCTCTCTCCAGGACAGGATTCAGGCAGGACTGGACCTGCCCTTACAGG AATTCCCCACACCAAAGACTGAGTTGGTTCAAAAGTTTCAGGTGCTGTACCTCGGAATGATGCCCGTTGCCAGACCAATAG GCATGGACATACTGAATGGCGCAATAGGTAGTCTAGTCAGTGCTTCCAGCAAAGAGGACTGGACTCCAGTGGCCCTCAATGTGGCCGATGCCACAGTCACCATCAGCAAAGACGAG GATGAAGAGGAAGTGCTGGTGGAGTGCCGCGTACGATTCCTGTCGTTCATGGGCGTGGGAATAGATGTACGTACGTTTGCCTTCATCATGGACGCTGGCGGCCATCGCTATGACTGTCACGTGTTCTGGTGCGAGCCCAACGCCGGGAGTGTGTCCGAGGCTGTTCAGGCTGCTTGTATG CTGCGGTACCAGAAGTGCTTGGTGGCGCGGCCGCTCTCCCAGAAGGCCTGCGGCTCGTCACCGCCGGGCGACTCCGTGTCACGCCGAGTCTCCACCAGCGTCAAGCGGGGCGTCCTCTCCCTCATCGACACCCTCAAACCGAAGCGGCCCGTCACAGAATCGACGCAGTGA
- the apbb2b gene encoding amyloid beta precursor protein binding family B member 2 isoform X9, whose protein sequence is MTERKNAKAMAGGSLQDRIQAGLDLPLQEFPTPKTELVQKFQVLYLGMMPVARPIGMDILNGAIGSLVSASSKEDWTPVALNVADATVTISKDEDEEEVLVECRVRFLSFMGVGIDVRTFAFIMDAGGHRYDCHVFWCEPNAGSVSEAVQAACMLRYQKCLVARPLSQKACGSSPPGDSVSRRVSTSVKRGVLSLIDTLKPKRPVTESTQ, encoded by the exons ATGACTGAGAGAAAGAATGCCAAAGCGATGGCAGGAGGCTCTCTCCAGGACAGGATTCAGGCAGGACTGGACCTGCCCTTACAGG AATTCCCCACACCAAAGACTGAGTTGGTTCAAAAGTTTCAGGTGCTGTACCTCGGAATGATGCCCGTTGCCAGACCAATAG GCATGGACATACTGAATGGCGCAATAGGTAGTCTAGTCAGTGCTTCCAGCAAAGAGGACTGGACTCCAGTGGCCCTCAATGTGGCCGATGCCACAGTCACCATCAGCAAAGACGAG GATGAAGAGGAAGTGCTGGTGGAGTGCCGCGTACGATTCCTGTCGTTCATGGGCGTGGGAATAGATGTACGTACGTTTGCCTTCATCATGGACGCTGGCGGCCATCGCTATGACTGTCACGTGTTCTGGTGCGAGCCCAACGCCGGGAGTGTGTCCGAGGCTGTTCAGGCTGCTTGTATG CTGCGGTACCAGAAGTGCTTGGTGGCGCGGCCGCTCTCCCAGAAGGCCTGCGGCTCGTCACCGCCGGGCGACTCCGTGTCACGCCGAGTCTCCACCAGCGTCAAGCGGGGCGTCCTCTCCCTCATCGACACCCTCAAACCGAAGCGGCCCGTCACAGAATCGACGCAGTGA